The Phycisphaeraceae bacterium genome has a segment encoding these proteins:
- a CDS encoding serine hydroxymethyltransferase: protein FHDAIEEIARDRAKKLFNCRFANVQPHSGANANVAAFMALLSPGDTILSLPIKSGGHLSHGLKVNFSGTFYSIVEYGLDPVTERLDYDQIERLAVEHTPKMIICGYSAYSRVIDFARFRAIADKVGAFLLADVAHIAGLIAAGVHPSPFPHAHVVTTTTHKTLRGPRGGLILTDDESMATKVDRKVFPGSQGGPLMHVIAAKAVAFGEALRPEFKTYSRQVVANAQALAAALVDRGYRLCTGGTDNHLMLVDLQPRDAALTGADAEAWLGSAGIVVNKNGIPNDPRPPMVTSGLRLGTPAITTRGLTVREMPLVAEWIDRTLAGKGDTARCEAVRREVVELCRRFPLPH, encoded by the coding sequence CGTTCCACGACGCGATCGAAGAGATCGCCCGCGATCGCGCGAAGAAGCTCTTCAACTGCCGCTTCGCGAATGTTCAGCCGCACTCCGGCGCCAACGCGAATGTGGCGGCATTCATGGCGCTGCTTAGCCCGGGTGACACCATCCTGAGCCTGCCCATCAAGAGCGGGGGGCATCTCTCCCACGGACTGAAGGTGAACTTCAGCGGGACCTTCTATTCGATCGTCGAGTACGGCCTCGACCCGGTGACCGAGCGGCTCGATTACGACCAGATCGAGCGCCTCGCCGTGGAGCACACGCCGAAGATGATCATCTGCGGGTACTCCGCCTACAGCCGCGTGATCGACTTTGCGCGCTTCCGTGCGATCGCCGACAAGGTCGGCGCGTTCCTGCTTGCCGATGTGGCGCACATCGCCGGGCTGATTGCCGCAGGAGTGCATCCTTCGCCCTTCCCGCACGCCCATGTGGTCACCACCACCACGCACAAGACCCTCCGAGGTCCGCGCGGCGGCCTGATCCTGACTGACGATGAGTCGATGGCCACCAAGGTCGACCGAAAGGTCTTCCCAGGAAGCCAGGGCGGTCCGCTCATGCATGTCATTGCAGCGAAGGCGGTCGCCTTCGGCGAGGCGCTGCGGCCTGAGTTCAAGACCTACTCAAGGCAGGTGGTCGCCAACGCGCAGGCGCTCGCGGCCGCGCTGGTTGACCGAGGCTATCGCCTCTGCACTGGCGGCACGGACAACCACCTGATGCTGGTCGATCTTCAGCCTCGTGATGCGGCGCTCACGGGTGCCGATGCCGAAGCGTGGCTCGGTTCCGCAGGCATCGTCGTCAACAAGAACGGCATTCCGAATGACCCGCGGCCGCCGATGGTGACGAGCGGTCTGCGCCTCGGCACGCCTGCGATCACCACCCGCGGACTCACGGTGCGCGAGATGCCGCTGGTCGCCGAGTGGATCGATCGCACGCTTGCGGGCAAGGGCGACACGGCCCGATGCGAGGCGGTTCGGCGCGAAGTGGTCGAACTCTGCCGTCGCTTCCCGTTGCCTCACTGA